AACCTTAGCTATTCCTATGTATCCAGAATTAACCCTAGAACAACAAATATATGTAGTAGAAAAAATAAAGGAATTTTATGCTTAAAATAGCAAGCATTGTTGGTGCTCGTCCTCAATTTATAAAAATTGCCCCACTTATTCATACTATTCAAAATTATAACAATATTGATCATCTTATTATCCATACTGGTCAACATTATGATTATGAAATGTCACAAGTATTTTTTGAAGAATTAGAACTTAAAACCCCTAATTATCACTTAGGTGTAGGTTCTGAAAATCATGGTTATCAAACAGGAGAAATGTTAAAAAGAATTGAAGAAATATTAATTTCTGAAAAACCCCATGTAGTTATTGTTTATGGTGATACAAATTCAACCTTAGCTGGTGCTTTAGCAGCTGTTAAATTACATATCCCAGTAGCTCATATAGAAGCAGGATTAAGAAGTTTTAATAAAAAAATGCCTGAAGAAATAAATAGAATTTTAACTGACCATTGTTCAGACATACTTTTTTGTCCTACAAAAAATGCTGTTAACAACCTTTATAAAGAAGGCTTTACTAATATCATAAACAATGGTGAGCTTATTAATGAAACTTTCATTAATAACTATTCACTATCTATTAATCATTTACCAATAGTAATAAATGTTGGTGACATTATGTATGAATCAGTACTTCTTTATTTTAAATTAGCAGAGAAAAAATCAAATATTCTTAAAAAATTAGGCTTAATCAATAAAAAATATTATTTAATTACTCTACATCGAGCAGAAAATACTGAAAATACTTTTCGTTTTAAAAATATTTGGGAAGCTTTAAATATTATAGCTCAAATGGGTACAAAAATTATTTTCCCTATACATCCACGTACATCAAAACTTATAAACTCTTTACATTTAAAAGCCCACTCTAACTTAATTTTAATAAAGCCTGTTTCTTATTTAGATATGCTTATGCTTGAAGCAAATGCACAAAAAATTTTAACAGATTCAGGTGGAGTACAAAAAGAAGCTTTCTTTTTTAAAATACCATGTATTACTTTAAGAGAAGAAACAGAATGGATAGAAACAATAACATCTGGATGGAATATATTAGTTGGAGCTGATATTCAAAAGATCATTAAAGCTGCAAATTCTTTTTATGGTTGTTTCAATAAATCACTGCATTTTTATGGAGACGCTCAAACAAGTAAAAAAATTATTTATATATTACTGAAATTTAAAGGTCTTCTTTCAAAAAACTTTGCAATCCAATTGTTAACCAAATAAAATACAAGTAGCATGAGAGATAATTTGCAATGAACTAATGTTTAAAACTAAAGAAACACAAAAATATGCTTTTAGCACTATAATATTCCTAAATTTTTCAAGATTTCTATACTTTTAAGTATGAATTCTTCTAAAGAAATTCCTTTTTGCAACGGGATATGTGTTTCTGGGTTATCAACAGGATGTTCGTGATAAATACCACCTTCTTTATCTACACCATAAATTCTATTTTTACTAACAACCAAAGCCAAATTCTGGGAAACACAGTTATATCTGTATAATCTAATGAGAAAATTCTAATCCATATTTAAGACACAATGAATATAATTCCTGTAAGAAATTGCTAACTTTCATATTTTTCAAATTCTGCTAACTTTTTTCTAAATATTTTATACCAGCAATAGCATGTTCCCATTCCATGGCATCGGATTCAACTTCCCATGAAAAATTTTTCTCCTTCACTACATTTTTTTTCTCAAATTCTTCAAATTCCATCCCATATTTTTTTTCATTTTCTCGTCTATCAGTCTATAGATTGCTAGCTTTCTTCTATAATTGTAAATTAATGATTCTATAATTTCCTTTTCAGGAATATTTTCTAGACTTTTCCTTCTGATATCCCTCATGATTGTTCCCTCCTATAAAATATACTAAATATATCTCATAATTTATTATCTGTCACAATTTATCTTTTTAAAATTTAAATGTGGGGACCTGACTCAATCTTTTGGATTTTTAATTATCATTTTTTAAAGAAACTTTGTAATCCAATTGTTAAACCAAACAAAATGCATGTAGCATGAGAGATAATAATGCTATCCCCCAATGAACCAATGCTAAAAACTAAAGTAAAGGCAAAAATAAAAAATCCAATAGGATTATGATAA
The nucleotide sequence above comes from Candidatus Desulfofervidus auxilii. Encoded proteins:
- the wecB gene encoding UDP-N-acetylglucosamine 2-epimerase (non-hydrolyzing), giving the protein MLKIASIVGARPQFIKIAPLIHTIQNYNNIDHLIIHTGQHYDYEMSQVFFEELELKTPNYHLGVGSENHGYQTGEMLKRIEEILISEKPHVVIVYGDTNSTLAGALAAVKLHIPVAHIEAGLRSFNKKMPEEINRILTDHCSDILFCPTKNAVNNLYKEGFTNIINNGELINETFINNYSLSINHLPIVINVGDIMYESVLLYFKLAEKKSNILKKLGLINKKYYLITLHRAENTENTFRFKNIWEALNIIAQMGTKIIFPIHPRTSKLINSLHLKAHSNLILIKPVSYLDMLMLEANAQKILTDSGGVQKEAFFFKIPCITLREETEWIETITSGWNILVGADIQKIIKAANSFYGCFNKSLHFYGDAQTSKKIIYILLKFKGLLSKNFAIQLLTK